Below is a window of Desmonostoc muscorum LEGE 12446 DNA.
TTATCAAACTCAAACACACCCATCGGCCCGTTCCAAATTACCGTTTTGGTATCTGCAAGGGCTTCTTGGAAAACTTTTACTGAGTCTGGGCCAATATCCAAACCCATACCATCAGCAGGGATATTTTCAATGCTGACAGTTGTCGCATTCGCATCGGGAGCAAATTTATCTGCCGAGACGATATCTGTGGGTAACAGGAAGGTAACACCACGTTCTTTTGCCTTCGCTTCCAAAGACTTCGCCAATTCTAGCTTGTCTTCTTCCACCAACGACTTACCAACATTCAAACCACGGGCTTTGTAGAAAGTAAAAATCATCCCACCGCCGATGATCAGCTTGTCGCACTTCTCCAGCAGCGTTTCAATCACACCAATTTTACTGGAAACCTTGGAACCACCGATAATTGCAGCCAAAGGACGCTGGGGATTTTCAATGGCGTTTTGGAGATATTCCAATTCCTTCTCAACCAAATATCCAGCCACAGAAGGACTCAGGTATTTAGTCACCCCTTCAGTAGAAGCATGGGCGCGGTGTGCAGTACCAAAAGCATCATTTACATAAAAATCAGCATTGGCTGCCAATTTTTGGGCAAATTCTGGGTCATTTTTCTCTTCTTGTGGGTAGAAGCGGACATTTTCTAGTAAAAGCACTTGCCCATTTTCCAGCGCCGCCACCTTAGCTGCAACTTCATCGCCAATGGAGTCATCAGTTTTGACAACTTCTTGCCCC
It encodes the following:
- a CDS encoding phosphoglycerate kinase yields the protein MSKKSLASLSAADISGKRALVRVDFNVPVDEQGNITDDTRIRAALPTIKDLTQKGAKVILASHFGRPKGVDDKLRLTPVAKRLSELLGQEVVKTDDSIGDEVAAKVAALENGQVLLLENVRFYPQEEKNDPEFAQKLAANADFYVNDAFGTAHRAHASTEGVTKYLSPSVAGYLVEKELEYLQNAIENPQRPLAAIIGGSKVSSKIGVIETLLEKCDKLIIGGGMIFTFYKARGLNVGKSLVEEDKLELAKSLEAKAKERGVTFLLPTDIVSADKFAPDANATTVSIENIPADGMGLDIGPDSVKVFQEALADTKTVIWNGPMGVFEFDKFAVGTEAIAHTLAEISKTGTTTIIGGGDSVAAVEKVGLADQMSHISTGGGASLELLEGKVLPGIAALDDA